From the genome of Ignavibacteriales bacterium, one region includes:
- a CDS encoding HAMP domain-containing histidine kinase: MKMSGGPASVNFKIILLLFALAIAGGTLYYTQSLVNKLQERERNIVELYAKGIEYLANSTSADVDLTFLFDNIIKPIDFPIILTDSTNSINPENSLDIKNVKFDSTYNKEQKKSYLQNLVKEMDEIHQPINVTYADTIILSRIHYGDSELIKQLKFYPYLQIIIAALFIIIGYIGFSQIKRSEQSNIWVGMAKETAHQFGTPISSLMGWIEMMKINYQKPDAILDITEEISSDVDKLSKITYRFSKIGAKPEIKNQIVFEEVKKVTEYFNRRLPQTGKTVDLTVSGNQTCCAQMNGELFEWVLENLIKNALDAIESKNGKINIDIVESKKNIEIEVSDNGKGIDLRRRKDVFRPGYSTKKRGWGLGLSLSKRIIEGYHGGKIFVKNSDPNEGTTFKILLKKC, translated from the coding sequence ATGAAAATGTCCGGTGGTCCAGCTTCAGTTAATTTTAAAATTATTCTACTTCTTTTTGCTCTTGCAATTGCGGGCGGAACTTTATACTACACTCAAAGTTTAGTTAATAAACTTCAAGAACGTGAACGTAATATTGTTGAGCTTTATGCTAAAGGTATTGAATATCTTGCAAATTCAACTTCAGCCGATGTGGATTTGACTTTTCTGTTTGATAATATTATTAAACCAATCGATTTCCCAATTATACTAACAGATAGTACAAATTCTATAAACCCTGAAAACAGTTTAGATATTAAGAATGTTAAGTTTGATTCCACATATAATAAAGAACAAAAAAAATCATATCTACAAAATCTGGTTAAAGAAATGGATGAAATCCATCAACCAATAAATGTTACTTATGCAGATACGATTATTTTATCACGGATTCACTATGGAGACTCAGAGCTAATCAAGCAGCTAAAATTTTATCCATATTTACAAATTATCATCGCAGCACTATTTATTATAATTGGATACATTGGTTTTAGCCAGATTAAAAGAAGTGAGCAGAGTAATATTTGGGTAGGAATGGCTAAAGAAACTGCGCATCAATTTGGTACTCCAATATCCAGTTTGATGGGTTGGATTGAAATGATGAAAATCAATTATCAAAAACCAGATGCAATTCTCGATATCACTGAAGAAATCTCAAGTGATGTCGACAAACTTAGCAAGATTACTTATCGATTTTCAAAAATTGGCGCAAAACCGGAAATAAAAAATCAAATCGTTTTTGAAGAAGTAAAAAAAGTAACTGAATATTTTAACCGAAGACTTCCGCAAACCGGAAAAACTGTTGATCTTACAGTAAGCGGAAATCAAACCTGTTGCGCTCAAATGAACGGCGAATTATTTGAATGGGTTTTAGAAAACTTAATTAAAAACGCGCTGGATGCTATCGAGAGTAAAAATGGAAAGATCAATATTGATATAGTTGAAAGTAAAAAAAATATTGAGATAGAAGTTTCCGATAATGGTAAAGGTATTGATTTACGAAGACGTAAAGATGTCTTTAGACCAGGTTACAGTACAAAAAAACGTGGCTGGGGTTTGGGGTTAAGTCTTTCAAAAAGAATTATTGAAGGTTACCATGGCGGCAAAATTTTTGTTAAAAATTCTGATCCAAATGAAGGGACAACATTTAAAATTTTATTAAAAAAATGTTAG